The Saccharothrix variisporea genome has a segment encoding these proteins:
- a CDS encoding CHAT domain-containing protein yields MLGRSPDGSDHALVPPYRMDAVHVRQRLVPAVPRDRAVSGEGAHVPLCSGDAQVVDALLRRIRTGPAEGDVATYGRWLFECLLAPAWSEILRSIEDERAQAVEIVLRWPAEDVGLHRLVWEAMRDDVAPLAGHPAGLVAITRAVPAGDVRVDTITGVPRVLFATSVRISDPTIRPGAMFVGLLRGLDSQGRCRARVEQGVSVRALAEACASFQPDVVHVVAHGTTFPDGRGALMLADERGGTEAVDATRLVAALAANGAGSLPTAVILSACSSGSGDEGLDDPTDASPLAAELVAAGVPLVSAMIGEISESACRLYTRRLADALHAGSSPSIASAHGRRAALLGQESPSRYIDWARPAFFTAESLDPDVRLIDPTRVQALIAQADGLKLRRDPVFIGRDDALEAADLAVAPDGGIGVIALLARESTTDLGGTRLLREIGWRMLRSGHVPLMLGPYPENNAPSTGRQLIAEIVRTSVKVGEKLGLPPLVPSVLEPEDGFPAIGTAGSPVPEAKVRAAIRKQAKLFEEPGEDLDSDSVRDYLADDFAALAAAATTLGEPFGGHSRVVLLCDDVHTWGTPDTAAAGTSALDLLLDLLDASGLGRTQRTAPVVFTGSTVGSGGLLGTWRGKVQPGYRVIELGELTPDEAVLGFQWVLLHPWTTAPLEDQDLFRVSYTGNPDSRAEWEAKLLRVGLRPTNVRGKLYYYADAVTGALCRRNDDEQVFRDYAELHKGFEL; encoded by the coding sequence GTGCTCGGTCGGTCGCCTGATGGGAGTGACCACGCGCTTGTCCCGCCGTATCGGATGGATGCTGTTCATGTCCGGCAGCGCTTGGTCCCCGCCGTTCCCCGGGACCGGGCCGTGTCCGGCGAGGGTGCGCACGTGCCGCTGTGTTCTGGCGACGCCCAAGTCGTGGATGCGCTGCTCAGGCGCATCCGGACGGGTCCTGCCGAAGGAGATGTCGCCACCTACGGCCGATGGCTGTTCGAATGTCTCCTCGCCCCGGCGTGGTCGGAAATTCTGCGCAGCATCGAGGACGAGCGCGCGCAGGCGGTGGAGATCGTGCTGCGATGGCCGGCCGAGGACGTCGGGTTGCATCGGCTCGTGTGGGAGGCGATGCGCGACGACGTGGCCCCGCTGGCCGGGCACCCGGCGGGGCTGGTGGCGATCACCCGTGCCGTACCTGCGGGCGACGTGCGCGTAGACACGATCACCGGTGTGCCGAGGGTTCTTTTCGCGACGAGCGTGCGGATCTCTGACCCGACCATCCGGCCCGGCGCCATGTTCGTAGGCCTGCTGCGAGGCCTTGATTCACAGGGCCGCTGCCGTGCTCGGGTCGAGCAGGGAGTGTCGGTCAGGGCACTCGCTGAGGCGTGTGCTTCATTCCAGCCGGATGTGGTCCACGTCGTCGCGCATGGCACAACCTTCCCCGATGGGCGAGGGGCGCTCATGTTGGCCGACGAGAGGGGCGGCACGGAGGCTGTCGACGCTACCCGGCTGGTGGCGGCACTTGCAGCCAACGGGGCAGGCTCCCTGCCCACGGCGGTCATCCTGTCCGCGTGCAGCTCTGGATCGGGCGACGAAGGGCTCGACGACCCCACGGACGCCTCGCCGCTCGCCGCCGAACTCGTGGCCGCCGGTGTGCCGTTGGTGTCGGCGATGATCGGCGAGATAAGCGAGTCGGCGTGCCGGCTGTACACCCGCCGGCTCGCCGACGCCTTGCACGCCGGCTCGTCGCCCTCCATCGCGAGTGCGCACGGTCGGCGGGCCGCCCTGCTGGGACAGGAATCACCGAGTCGGTACATCGACTGGGCACGACCCGCGTTCTTCACCGCCGAGTCGCTCGATCCCGACGTCCGCTTGATCGACCCCACCCGGGTGCAGGCGTTGATCGCGCAAGCGGACGGACTCAAGCTGCGCCGAGATCCCGTGTTCATCGGCAGGGACGACGCGCTGGAGGCCGCTGACCTCGCCGTCGCGCCGGACGGCGGGATTGGCGTCATCGCGCTGCTGGCGCGGGAGTCCACCACCGACTTGGGCGGTACTCGACTGCTGCGCGAGATCGGCTGGCGGATGCTGCGCTCCGGTCACGTCCCTCTGATGTTGGGGCCCTACCCCGAGAACAACGCGCCGTCGACCGGGCGGCAGCTCATTGCCGAGATCGTGCGCACGTCGGTCAAGGTCGGCGAGAAGCTCGGTCTACCGCCGCTCGTACCGTCGGTGCTGGAGCCGGAGGACGGGTTCCCTGCCATCGGCACTGCGGGGTCTCCTGTGCCCGAGGCCAAGGTCCGTGCCGCCATCCGCAAGCAGGCCAAGCTGTTCGAAGAGCCGGGGGAGGACCTCGACTCCGACTCGGTCCGCGACTACTTGGCCGACGACTTCGCCGCGCTGGCGGCGGCGGCCACTACGTTGGGGGAGCCGTTCGGCGGGCACTCACGGGTGGTTCTGTTGTGCGACGACGTCCACACCTGGGGGACCCCCGACACCGCGGCGGCAGGGACGAGCGCCCTGGACCTGCTGCTGGACCTGCTCGACGCGAGCGGGCTCGGACGGACGCAGCGAACCGCGCCGGTGGTGTTCACCGGTTCGACCGTCGGGTCGGGTGGTCTGCTGGGCACCTGGCGCGGCAAGGTACAACCCGGCTACCGCGTCATCGAACTCGGCGAACTCACCCCTGACGAGGCCGTGCTCGGCTTCCAGTGGGTGCTGCTGCACCCGTGGACGACAGCACCGTTGGAGGATCAGGACCTCTTCCGCGTCTCCTACACGGGCAACCCGGACAGCCGGGCGGAATGGGAAGCCAAGTTGCTCAGGGTCGGCCTGCGTCCCACCAACGTGCGCGGCAAGCTCTACTACTACGCCGATGCCGTTACCGGTGCGCTGTGCCGGCGCAACGACGACGAACAGGTCTTCCGCGACTACGCGGAACTGCACAAGGGGTTCGAGCTGTGA
- a CDS encoding XRE family transcriptional regulator — translation MPRSTPALVEPSVLRWARESVNLTPVAAARKMQLPDDRVEQWETGASTPTIVQLRKAAEAYKRPLGVFFLAEPPADFDAMRDFRRHAEASAGEWSAELHGEYRRAIAQREAALELAEIDEKPPLAIWRLEPVPDDDEQIAGAARTLLLDNSPLSLPRASGTKYDHLNTWTAALEEVGILVMATSGGRVSTTEMRAFSLYYDSLPVIMVNGSDAVRGRLFSMLHEYAHLILHTGGLCDTITDARATDPDRALEARCNRIAAAVLMPRSAVLTSPDVRRRRRHPDSWDYSSLRAAAAPFGVSAEAFARRLLTLGYINQTFYQARRAEFIEAYQREESQSSIGGGNWYRTTARDLGKGYVRRVADARRRRVIDSHTAASFLNVKVDQIDRLAQMAALSEYV, via the coding sequence ATGCCCAGGTCGACACCGGCGCTCGTTGAGCCCTCGGTGCTGCGCTGGGCCCGCGAGAGCGTGAACCTAACCCCCGTGGCGGCAGCCCGGAAGATGCAGCTCCCCGACGATCGGGTCGAGCAGTGGGAAACTGGCGCCTCAACACCGACCATCGTCCAACTCCGGAAGGCCGCTGAAGCCTACAAGCGCCCTCTCGGTGTTTTCTTTCTGGCCGAGCCGCCAGCAGACTTTGACGCGATGCGTGACTTCCGCCGCCACGCGGAGGCCAGTGCCGGTGAATGGTCTGCCGAACTGCATGGTGAATACCGCCGAGCTATCGCCCAGCGAGAGGCTGCGCTGGAACTGGCCGAGATTGACGAGAAGCCCCCACTCGCGATTTGGCGGCTGGAGCCGGTACCTGATGACGACGAGCAGATTGCTGGCGCTGCCCGAACGCTGTTGCTCGACAACAGCCCGCTCTCACTGCCCAGGGCGAGCGGGACGAAATACGACCATCTTAACACCTGGACAGCCGCACTGGAAGAGGTCGGCATCCTGGTAATGGCAACTTCCGGTGGTCGCGTGTCAACTACCGAAATGCGGGCGTTCTCATTGTACTATGATTCTCTTCCGGTAATCATGGTCAATGGTAGCGATGCGGTGCGCGGCCGTCTATTTTCAATGCTGCACGAGTATGCCCACCTTATTCTGCACACCGGCGGGCTGTGCGACACGATTACCGACGCAAGGGCTACCGATCCCGACCGCGCGCTGGAAGCACGGTGCAATCGAATCGCAGCAGCCGTCCTCATGCCAAGAAGTGCCGTGTTGACAAGTCCTGACGTCCGACGGCGGAGAAGGCACCCCGACTCCTGGGATTATTCGTCGCTACGCGCCGCCGCCGCCCCCTTCGGAGTCAGCGCCGAAGCATTCGCTCGAAGACTCCTGACATTGGGTTACATCAATCAAACATTCTATCAAGCCAGGCGTGCCGAGTTTATCGAAGCATATCAACGCGAAGAAAGCCAATCGTCCATCGGCGGCGGCAACTGGTACCGGACGACGGCGCGCGATCTGGGCAAAGGATATGTGCGACGCGTTGCTGACGCCCGGCGTCGACGTGTGATCGACAGCCACACGGCAGCATCGTTCTTGAACGTCAAAGTCGACCAAATCGACCGTCTCGCCCAGATGGCCGCATTGTCGGAGTACGTGTGA
- a CDS encoding DUF4411 family protein produces MTGGLYSFDTSAFIKGRRDLLPPDVFATLWTRIEQSIASGMIRSSDEVRREIVKRDDAIKEWAAAQSGLFVPLDEDIQKATRQILSAHPKLMGKGGGRNEADPFVIALACARKGVVVTEETRSGNLDKPRIPDVCDALGVPCLNLVEFSREQRWTF; encoded by the coding sequence GTGACAGGCGGCCTCTACTCATTCGACACTAGCGCCTTCATCAAAGGTCGGCGCGATCTCCTGCCGCCCGACGTGTTTGCCACATTGTGGACGCGGATCGAGCAGTCTATCGCTTCTGGGATGATTCGGTCTAGCGATGAGGTAAGGCGCGAGATCGTCAAACGCGATGATGCAATCAAGGAATGGGCTGCCGCACAATCCGGCCTATTTGTCCCCTTGGACGAAGATATCCAGAAAGCCACCCGTCAGATCCTGAGCGCCCACCCCAAGCTAATGGGAAAAGGGGGCGGTCGCAACGAAGCTGATCCGTTCGTGATCGCACTCGCCTGCGCTCGCAAAGGCGTAGTAGTGACAGAGGAGACACGCAGCGGCAACCTCGATAAGCCTCGTATCCCTGATGTGTGCGATGCACTGGGGGTTCCCTGTCTCAATCTGGTCGAATTTAGCCGCGAGCAGCGCTGGACCTTCTGA
- the cas7c gene encoding type I-C CRISPR-associated protein Cas7/Csd2 produces the protein MTSTTTAAHLDPTVRHDIVYLFDVTDGNPNGDPDAGNRPRMDDESGHGLVTDVALKRKIRDTLALAAEDDPRYGIFVQAGHALNPRLEASYEANGLKLGSKITKDEADHARAWLCDRYVDIRLFGAVLSVGKTNALGQVRGPLQLTMARTIDPILPMDHAITRVTQTRQADIDKGETTEMGGKWTVPYGLYRAEIYYSANHARKTGVDTKDLELLYRTLEMMFDHDRSATRGRLTSRGLYVFSHPDAFGAAPAHRLTERVTAMLRKPDTPPRGFSDYTVTVNDSDLPAGVTLAKIIS, from the coding sequence ATGACCAGCACGACCACCGCCGCGCACCTCGACCCCACCGTGCGCCACGACATCGTCTACCTGTTCGACGTCACCGACGGGAACCCCAACGGCGACCCCGACGCCGGCAACCGGCCCCGCATGGACGACGAATCCGGCCACGGCCTCGTCACCGACGTCGCCCTCAAGCGAAAGATCCGCGACACCCTCGCCCTCGCCGCCGAAGACGACCCCCGCTACGGCATCTTCGTCCAGGCCGGACACGCCCTCAACCCGCGCCTCGAAGCCTCCTACGAGGCCAACGGCCTCAAACTCGGCTCAAAGATCACCAAGGACGAAGCCGACCACGCCCGCGCCTGGCTCTGCGACCGCTACGTCGACATCCGCCTCTTCGGCGCTGTCCTCTCCGTCGGCAAGACCAACGCCCTCGGCCAGGTCCGCGGCCCCCTCCAGCTCACGATGGCCCGAACCATCGACCCCATCCTCCCCATGGACCACGCAATCACCCGCGTCACCCAAACCCGCCAAGCCGACATCGACAAGGGCGAGACCACCGAGATGGGCGGCAAATGGACCGTCCCCTACGGCCTCTACCGCGCCGAGATCTACTACTCCGCCAACCACGCCCGCAAAACCGGCGTCGACACCAAAGACCTCGAACTCCTCTACCGCACCCTCGAAATGATGTTCGACCACGACCGCTCCGCCACCCGCGGCCGACTCACTTCCCGCGGCCTCTACGTCTTCAGCCACCCCGATGCCTTCGGCGCCGCTCCAGCCCATCGCCTCACCGAGCGTGTCACGGCCATGCTGAGGAAACCCGACACTCCGCCCCGAGGCTTCAGTGATTACACGGTCACCGTCAACGACAGTGACCTTCCCGCAGGCGTCACGCTCGCGAAAATCATCTCTTAG
- the cas8c gene encoding type I-C CRISPR-associated protein Cas8c/Csd1 — MLLQRLVEYSDTRLGHARPFHREREFRWRLDLDLDGRPLSGELAPLVDEQRRNRGLVLTVPAVVRTVGVAANLAADDAQYVLGWGDDTTKPARVAQCHNAFVGLIEKWATSDDGRDDEIAQAVAKFYRSGLASGLARPDEVTSKQGIVIAVNGELACRSDSVVAFWTAEVASRKGGKTGSRHGLCLVCGKYRELVETVPGKVPGRLVPGASNDTALVSVNERVFGYDLTTGLENTPICFRCGDAVSTGLVAVLSSPHSIAPRGQNTRTSWWIIGETDDDPIALLDKADPDDVATFLATIHTGVPDDDPPDMEVFCSLSIAGNVARIMVRDWIEMPLIKVKRNIAAWFHNQEIASAWPTGRRHHPLWRLALATGRWYGNRYADFGASGEARPHNVYQQLLSAALRKTAIPPVVLAHLVNRIRNDGHLDDTRAALLRLALTHGKTTKETVMPDLDPGNTDTAYQAGRAFALLEQIQNAAGSGERVNTTYGDRFFGGAITNPRAALVAGSRNAKAWQKKLRRTKPGLAVYFDKQLDEVFALIPEGKGLPAAMNLRQQAQFLLGYHHQRGHRASSTAGPETNSGDTAATA; from the coding sequence ATGTTGCTTCAACGTCTGGTTGAATACAGCGATACGCGCCTCGGCCACGCCCGGCCCTTTCACCGCGAGCGCGAATTCCGTTGGCGCCTCGACCTCGACCTCGACGGTCGACCGCTCAGCGGTGAGCTGGCCCCGCTCGTTGACGAACAGCGTCGCAACAGGGGCCTCGTTCTCACCGTCCCCGCAGTCGTCCGCACGGTCGGAGTCGCCGCCAACCTCGCGGCGGACGACGCCCAGTACGTCCTGGGTTGGGGTGACGACACGACCAAGCCCGCTCGGGTGGCCCAGTGCCACAACGCGTTCGTCGGCCTCATCGAGAAGTGGGCCACCAGCGACGACGGTCGCGACGACGAGATCGCTCAAGCCGTGGCCAAGTTCTACCGCTCCGGGCTGGCGTCCGGTCTGGCACGCCCCGACGAGGTCACGTCGAAGCAAGGGATCGTCATCGCGGTCAACGGCGAGTTGGCGTGTCGAAGCGACTCCGTCGTCGCGTTCTGGACTGCAGAAGTCGCCTCTCGTAAGGGCGGTAAGACCGGCAGCCGCCACGGCCTGTGCCTGGTGTGCGGCAAGTACCGTGAACTGGTCGAAACCGTTCCCGGCAAGGTCCCCGGCCGTCTCGTACCCGGCGCCAGCAACGACACCGCCCTGGTCAGCGTCAACGAAAGGGTGTTCGGCTACGACCTGACCACCGGACTGGAAAACACGCCGATCTGCTTCCGCTGCGGCGACGCAGTCTCCACCGGCCTGGTCGCGGTCCTGTCCTCCCCACACAGCATCGCCCCGCGCGGCCAGAACACCCGCACCTCCTGGTGGATCATCGGCGAAACCGACGACGACCCGATCGCGCTGCTCGACAAGGCCGACCCCGACGACGTCGCCACGTTCCTGGCCACCATTCACACCGGCGTGCCCGACGACGATCCGCCCGACATGGAGGTGTTCTGCTCGTTGAGCATCGCGGGCAACGTCGCCCGCATCATGGTCCGGGACTGGATCGAGATGCCGCTGATCAAAGTCAAGCGCAACATCGCCGCGTGGTTCCACAACCAGGAAATCGCCAGCGCCTGGCCGACCGGTCGACGCCACCATCCACTGTGGAGGCTCGCACTGGCCACCGGCCGCTGGTACGGCAACCGCTACGCCGACTTCGGCGCGTCGGGCGAAGCGCGTCCGCACAACGTCTACCAACAACTGCTCAGCGCCGCGCTACGCAAAACCGCGATCCCACCTGTGGTCCTGGCACACCTGGTGAACCGGATCAGAAATGACGGTCACCTCGACGACACGCGAGCAGCACTGCTGCGCCTGGCGCTGACCCACGGCAAGACCACCAAGGAGACCGTCATGCCCGACCTCGACCCGGGCAACACCGACACCGCCTACCAAGCCGGCCGTGCCTTCGCCCTGCTCGAACAGATCCAGAACGCCGCAGGCTCCGGCGAACGCGTCAACACCACCTACGGCGACCGATTCTTCGGCGGCGCAATCACCAACCCGCGCGCCGCTCTCGTCGCCGGAAGCCGCAACGCCAAGGCGTGGCAGAAGAAGCTCCGCCGCACCAAGCCCGGCCTCGCCGTCTACTTCGACAAGCAACTCGACGAAGTCTTCGCGCTCATCCCCGAAGGCAAAGGGCTGCCGGCGGCGATGAACCTCCGCCAGCAGGCCCAGTTCCTGCTCGGCTACCACCACCAACGCGGCCACCGCGCCTCCAGCACCGCTGGACCAGAAACCAACAGCGGCGACACCGCCGCAACCGCCTAA
- the cas5c gene encoding type I-C CRISPR-associated protein Cas5c produces MATTMRDEPVPVAVQVWGPGALFTRPELKVERVSYPVMTPSAAVGVLEAIFWKPEMRWRVKRIEVLRPIEQFTQRRNETTELASLADAVSGRRRLDTVAHRVQRNAVCLRDVAYRIHAQIDLAEHADKPVTAYRDQFRRRVAKGRCFTQPYLGTREFSAYFGEPDDQQPIKRDEDFGLMLHSVDHGSDPVSFTWFDARLRGGVLKVPDRGIPGRPRIDTEPDSVGGSEG; encoded by the coding sequence ATGGCAACGACGATGCGTGATGAGCCTGTGCCCGTAGCGGTGCAGGTGTGGGGCCCCGGTGCGTTATTCACACGCCCAGAGCTGAAGGTTGAACGGGTCAGCTACCCCGTGATGACACCGTCAGCGGCGGTCGGGGTGCTGGAGGCGATCTTCTGGAAACCGGAGATGCGCTGGCGCGTCAAGCGCATCGAGGTCCTGCGTCCGATCGAGCAATTCACCCAGCGCCGCAACGAAACCACCGAGCTCGCGTCCTTGGCTGACGCGGTCTCCGGTCGTCGGCGTCTCGACACCGTGGCGCACCGCGTACAGCGCAACGCGGTCTGCCTGCGCGACGTGGCGTACCGCATCCACGCCCAGATCGACCTCGCGGAGCACGCCGACAAGCCGGTCACGGCCTACCGAGACCAGTTCCGACGTCGGGTCGCCAAGGGACGGTGCTTCACTCAGCCCTACCTCGGGACCCGCGAGTTCTCCGCCTACTTCGGAGAGCCTGACGATCAACAGCCCATCAAACGTGACGAAGACTTCGGATTGATGCTGCACAGCGTCGACCACGGCAGCGACCCCGTCTCCTTCACCTGGTTCGACGCACGACTGCGCGGCGGCGTCCTCAAGGTCCCCGACCGCGGCATTCCCGGCCGTCCCCGTATCGACACCGAGCCGGACAGTGTCGGCGGGAGCGAGGGCTGA
- the cas3 gene encoding CRISPR-associated helicase Cas3', with translation MWAHSANDEGDRHGLGEHSSCSADLARSFASVFGAGELAYAVALMHDAGKARRGWQAGLLRVEGADDRVGFPHKDLGARLLAVAPGDRDACWAAALMVWGHHGGLRTPSELKQMLRKPGEEDDEEAVQRFLEEVPQARAVLDGPIELPETWRKRPGVRELGVRLTYSALVDADFLDTATHFGRRGEPLLGRSAVMTGLRDRFERRRIDYLEERRTKAEQAGRVSSMGNLREELYSASLAAAMGKPGVYRMSAPTGTGKTIAGAGFALHHAAKHGKSRVIVAVPYTSITEQNADVFRRLLDPRPDDPDDAGDDLVVLEHHSNVDLDRVPGNGGQQRWQRLASENWDAPFVVTTTVQLLDSLFARTPSRVRKLHRLANAVLVLDEVQALPKPLLLPILDALRALSEHFGTTVLLTSATQPVFESLSPWHELNVPEIVPDPVRMAKAARRVEFRWWARPTLAQLAENARQQRQALIILNTIDDARRLFRMLNDDSDTTVVHLSTRMHPNHRRAALKTIADKLEHDQPLLVVSTQLIEAGVDVDFPVVYRAMAPVDSLLQAAGRANREGGDTPGEVVIVDLADGGRPGDYGPAIAVSGYYFGPDKAQPDDLGALARYYRHLYKALELDAPPVIDSQKLPRGQLIQHHRHKWDFPAVADGPLVSPGDSLNRDPRRAFRMIDQDDLPVVITAGLDRDKIMRLLRQARDIPQARFAALRKLQRWTVTLPRRLAETDLVQGHLRPVVGDLHEWLGPYDENVGLDETALS, from the coding sequence GTGTGGGCGCATAGCGCGAACGACGAGGGTGATCGTCACGGTTTGGGTGAGCACTCTTCATGTTCGGCAGACCTGGCACGGAGTTTCGCGTCGGTGTTCGGTGCCGGCGAGCTGGCTTACGCGGTCGCGTTGATGCACGACGCGGGCAAGGCGCGTCGTGGGTGGCAGGCGGGTTTGCTGCGGGTCGAGGGAGCCGACGATCGGGTTGGCTTTCCGCATAAGGATCTGGGCGCGCGTCTGCTCGCTGTGGCGCCTGGGGATCGTGATGCGTGCTGGGCTGCGGCGTTGATGGTGTGGGGGCACCACGGTGGTTTGCGGACTCCGTCCGAGCTGAAGCAGATGCTGCGCAAGCCGGGCGAGGAGGACGATGAGGAGGCGGTGCAGCGGTTTCTGGAGGAGGTGCCGCAGGCGCGGGCGGTTCTCGATGGACCCATCGAGTTGCCCGAGACGTGGCGGAAGCGGCCGGGTGTGCGGGAGTTGGGCGTCCGCTTGACGTACTCGGCGTTGGTCGATGCGGACTTCCTGGACACAGCCACTCACTTTGGGCGCAGGGGTGAGCCGCTGTTGGGCCGTTCCGCCGTGATGACAGGGCTGAGGGATCGGTTCGAGCGTCGGCGCATCGACTACCTGGAGGAGCGTCGGACGAAGGCGGAACAGGCCGGCCGTGTGTCGTCGATGGGCAACCTGCGGGAGGAGTTGTACTCGGCATCGCTGGCCGCGGCGATGGGCAAGCCGGGCGTGTACCGGATGTCCGCGCCGACGGGTACGGGCAAGACCATCGCTGGCGCGGGATTCGCCCTGCACCACGCCGCGAAGCACGGCAAGTCGAGGGTGATCGTGGCGGTGCCGTACACGTCGATCACCGAGCAGAACGCCGACGTATTCCGCAGGCTGCTCGATCCTCGGCCGGACGATCCGGACGATGCCGGTGACGACCTCGTGGTTCTGGAGCACCATTCCAACGTCGACCTGGACAGGGTGCCGGGCAACGGCGGCCAGCAGCGGTGGCAACGGCTGGCGTCGGAGAACTGGGACGCGCCGTTCGTCGTGACCACCACGGTGCAGTTGCTCGACTCCCTGTTCGCACGGACGCCTTCACGAGTGCGCAAGCTCCACCGCCTGGCCAACGCCGTCCTCGTCCTGGACGAGGTGCAGGCACTGCCCAAACCCCTACTGTTGCCCATCCTGGACGCCTTGCGTGCGCTGTCGGAGCACTTCGGCACGACCGTGTTGCTGACCTCTGCCACCCAGCCGGTGTTCGAGAGCCTTTCGCCCTGGCACGAGTTGAATGTGCCGGAGATCGTGCCGGACCCGGTGCGGATGGCGAAGGCGGCGAGGCGTGTCGAGTTTCGCTGGTGGGCACGGCCGACACTGGCGCAACTCGCTGAGAACGCCCGGCAGCAGCGCCAGGCGCTGATCATCCTCAACACCATCGACGACGCCCGCCGCCTCTTCAGGATGCTCAATGACGACAGCGACACCACGGTCGTGCACCTGTCTACTCGGATGCACCCCAACCACCGTCGCGCTGCGCTGAAGACCATCGCGGACAAGTTGGAGCACGACCAGCCACTCCTCGTGGTATCCACTCAACTGATCGAGGCCGGGGTAGACGTCGATTTCCCGGTTGTCTACCGGGCCATGGCGCCGGTCGACTCACTGCTGCAAGCCGCCGGCCGAGCCAACCGTGAAGGCGGTGACACGCCGGGCGAGGTGGTCATCGTCGACCTCGCCGACGGCGGAAGGCCCGGCGATTACGGCCCGGCGATCGCGGTGAGCGGCTACTACTTCGGCCCGGACAAGGCCCAACCGGACGACCTCGGTGCGCTGGCACGCTACTACCGCCACTTGTACAAGGCACTGGAGTTGGACGCCCCGCCCGTGATCGACAGCCAGAAGCTCCCGCGCGGCCAGCTCATCCAGCACCACCGGCACAAGTGGGACTTCCCGGCAGTCGCGGACGGACCGCTGGTCTCACCCGGCGACTCGCTGAACCGTGACCCACGACGGGCGTTCAGGATGATCGACCAGGACGACCTGCCCGTTGTCATCACCGCCGGACTCGACCGCGACAAGATCATGCGCTTGCTGCGGCAGGCCCGCGACATTCCCCAGGCCCGCTTCGCGGCCCTGCGCAAACTCCAACGCTGGACGGTGACGCTACCCCGACGTCTCGCCGAGACCGACCTCGTCCAAGGCCATCTGCGTCCTGTGGTGGGCGACTTGCACGAGTGGCTCGGACCATACGACGAGAACGTCGGCCTGGACGAGACCGCACTGAGCTAA